From a single Leishmania infantum JPCM5 genome chromosome 36 genomic region:
- the PGAM gene encoding 2,3-bisphosphoglycerate-independent phosphoglycerate mutase — MSNLLLTPHKCLPRRKLLIVVMDGLGIGPEDEYDAVHMASTPFMDAQRQDSRRFRSVRAHGTAVGLPTDADMGNSEVGHNALGAGRVALQGASLVDDALKSGEIYTGEGYRYLLGAFTKEGSTLHLIGLLSDGGVHSRDNQIYSIIEHAAKNGAKRVRVHVLYDGRDVPDGSSFRFTEELEAVLAKVRQDGCDAAIASGGGRMFVTMDRYDADWSIVERGWKAQVLGDARHFHSAKEAITTFREEDPKVTDQYYPPFVVVDEQDKPLGTIEDGDAVLCVNFRGDRVIEMTRAFEDDDFDKFDRVRVPKVRYAGMMRYDGDLGIPNNFLVPPPKLTRVSEEYLCGTGLKIFACSETQKFGHVTYFWNGNRSGKIDEDHETFKEVPSDRVHFNEQPKMKSAEITEAAIEALKSGMYDVVRINFPNGDMVGHTGDLKATIAGVEAVDKSLAKLKDAVDSINGVFIVTADHGNSDDMAQRDKKGRPIKDEKGNVLPLTSHTLSPVPVFIGGAGLDPRVAMRTDLPAAGLANVTATFINLLGFEAPEDYEPSLIYVEN; from the coding sequence ATGTCGAATCTCCTCTTGACGCCGCACAAGTGTCTCCCTCGCCGCAAACTGCTGATTGTGGTGATGGACGGACTTGGCATCGGCCCGGAGGATGAGTACGATGCGGTGCACATGGCTTCGACCCCGTTCATggacgcgcagcgccaggaCAGCCGCCGCTTTCGCTCCGTCCGAGCGCACGGTACCGCCGTGGGCCTTCCCACCGACGCCGATATGGGCAACAGCGAGGTGGGCCACAACGCCCTCGGCGCTGGACGCGTGGCCCTCCAGGGTGCCTCCCTGGTCGACGACGCGCTGAAGAGTGGCGAGATCTACACTGGCGAAGGGTATCGCTACCTCCTCGGCGCCTTCACCAAGGAAGGCAGCACGCTGCATTTGATTGGCCTGCTAagcgacggtggcgtgcaCTCGCGGGACAACCAGATCTACTCGATCATCGAGCACGCCGCCAAGAATGGCGCCAAGAGGGTtcgtgtgcacgtgctctACGATGGCCGCGACGTGCCCGATGGCTCTTCGTTCCGCTTCACAGAGGAGCtagaggcggtgctggcgaaggTGCGCCAGGACGGCTGCGATGCGGCGATTGCtagcggtggtggccgcaTGTTCGTGACGATGGACCGCTACGACGCCGACTGGAGCATTGTGGAGCGCGGCTGGAAGGCGCAGGTGCTCGGCGACGCTCGCCACTTCCACAGCGCGAAGGAAGCCATCACGACGTTCCGCGAGGAGGACCCCAAGGTGACGGACCAGTACTACCCGCCCTTCGTCGTAGTAGACGAGCAGGACAAGCCGCTCGGCACCAtcgaggacggcgacgccgttcTCTGCGTTAACTTCCGTGGCGATCGCGTGATTGAGATGACGCGCGCTTTCGAGGATGATGACTTCGACAAGTTCgaccgcgtgcgcgtgccgaaGGTCCGCTACGCCGGCATGATGCGGTACGACGGTGACCTCGGCATCCCGAACAACTTcctcgtgccgccgccgaagctgACCCGCGTGAGCGAGGAGTACTTGTGTGGCACTGGGCTGAAGATCTTCGCCTGCTCGGAAACGCAGAAGTTCGGCCACGTGACTTACTTCTGGAACGGCAACCGCAGTGGCAAGATAGACGAGGACCACGAGACCTTCAAGGAGGTGCCGAGCGACCGTGTCCACTTCAACGAGCAGCCGAAGATGAAGTCAGCCGAGATCACCGAGGCGGCCATCGAAGCCTTGAAGAGCGGCATGTACGATGTGGTGCGCATCAACTTCCCCAACGGCGATATGGTTGGCCACACGGGCGACCTCAAGGCTACCATTGCCGGCGTCGAGGCGGTGGACAAGTCACTGGCGAAGCTCAAGGACGCGGTGGACAGCATCAACGGCGTCTTCATCGTGACGGCCGACCATGGCAACTCTGACGACATGGCGCAGCGCGACAAGAAGGGCAGGCCGATAAAGGATGAGAAGGGGAATGTGCTCCCTCTCACCTCCCACACCCTCTCCCCGGTTCCCGTGTTCATTGGTGGTGCGGGCCTCGACCCCCGCGTGGCGATGCGCACAGACCTGCCAGCGGCGGGTCTCGCGAATGTCACCGCCACATTCATTAACTTGCTTGGCTTTGAGGCGCCGGAGGACTACGAGCCAAGCCTGATCTATGTCGAGAACTGA
- a CDS encoding ensangp00000010174-like protein, which yields MKKTVEDRSLEFLIRRGNDAELPPLASLSCKDFKQHHWRDAFDDEQAALREQLWAVKTQLDVIPAETYTATRNKLFPLAVSGEQRNFSNRAGHKLLESMESTGVWMELSKLLRGKSKKRPRDFAFADVCGGPGAFSQALFQAGRKQGWRQLHGYGMTLAGVSGLDWYAHLLKSPQFTCTYGLDGTGDIFKLSNIECLVSITKAAPMLLVVADGGFNVDFSVANYQETISSRIMYGQWLAALKLLRNGGCFVLKLFDTFSPLSRAVLYLSCCMYRRVHIAKPRHSRVVNSERYLVCVDFLGSPSEGWSRYLDCFYEVGFVDNEHVPELIPREWCLQDAVFMADVREMNTAVATNQVIALQMILDAAPAMAEELKAKRIEKKPAAGSDDGRTPPPAEGEDVE from the coding sequence ATGAAGAAGACAGTCGAGGATCGCTCTTTGGAGTTTCTCATTCGCCGCGGCAATGACGCCGAactgccaccgctggcgtCTCTGAGCTGCAAAGACTTCAAGCAGCACCACTGGCGCGATGCCTTCGATGACGAGCAAGCTGCTCTTCGAGAGCAGTTGTGGGCCGTGAAGACGCAGCTGGACGTCATCCCGGCGGAAACGTACACGGCTACCCGCAATAAACTCTTTCCGCTGGCTGTCAGCGGGGAGCAGCGGAACTTCTCGAACCGCGCAGGACACAAGCTGCTTGAGTCGATGGAGTCCACTGGGGTCTGGATGGAGCTTTCGAAGCTGTTGCGTGGCAAGTCGAAGAAGCGGCCGCGCGATTTTGCGTTTGCGGATGTGTGCGGCGGCCCCGGCGCCTTCAGCCAGGCGTTGTTCCAAGCCGGCCGAAAGCAGgggtggcggcagctgcacggATACGGCATGACACTCGCTGGCGTGAGCGGACTCGATTGGTACGCTCACCTTCTCAAATCGCCGCAGTTTACCTGCACCTACGGCCTTGATGGCACGGGCGACATCTTCAAACTGAGCAACATTGAGTGTCTCGTGTCCATCACCAAGGCTGCTCCGATGCTTCTCGTCGTGGCCGACGGCGGCTTCAACGTCGACTTCTCCGTCGCCAACTACCAGGAAACCATCTCATCTCGCATCATGTACGGGCAGTGGCTCGCGGCCCTCAAACTACTACGCAACGGCGGCTGTTTTGTGCTGAAGCTCTTCGACACGTTTTCACCGCTGTCGCGGGCTGTCTTGTACCTGTCGTGCTGTATGTACCGGCGCGTCCACATCGCAAAACCGCGCCACAGTCGTGTTGTGAACAGCGAGCGGTACTTGGTCTGTGTCGACTTTCTGGGCTCCCCGAGCGAGGGGTGGAGTCGGTATCTTGACTGCTTCTACGAGGTAGGGTTTGTGGACAACGAGCACGTGCCAGAGCTGATTCCGCGAGAGTGGTGCCTGCAGGATGCCGTTTTCATGGCCGACGTGCGTGAAATGAACACAGCCGTGGCGACGAACCAAGTGATTGCGCTGCAAATGATCCTCGACGCTGCCCCCGCCATGGCCGAGGAGCTCAAGGCAAAAAGGATCGAAAAGAAGCCGGCGGCGGGGTCTGACGACGGCCGTACACCTCCACCAGCTGAAGGCGAAGACGTTGAGTGA